AATTATCTCCGGCTGCAGCGCGAGCGTTCTTGCTATACACAATCTCTGTTTCTGGCCGCCCGACAAAGACAGTGCCGACTGGTTAAGCCGGTCTTTGACTTCGTCCCACAAAAACGCCTGCCTCAAACTATGTTCCACCAATTCATCCAGTTTTTTCCTGTAAACTATCCCGGCAAGCCTCGGCCCGTAGATAATATTTTCATAAATCGATCTCGGCAGCGGCACAGGCTGGGCGAAAACCATCCCCACCCTGCGCCTCAGATCAGAAACATTCGTATCTTCCGAATATATATCTTTGTCGTCGATATAGACATCGCCTTCTTTTCGCGTGTTATAAGTGGCGTCCTCCAGTCTGTTTATCAGCCTTAAAAGTGTTGTCTTCCCGCTTCCCGCCGGCCCGATTATGGCAAGGATCTCATTTTTTGACACTTCAATATTTACTGAATTTAAAACCTTCCTGTCTTCAAAATAAAAATTCAGATTTTTTATAAGGATTTTGGCCATTTATTTTCCTTCGATCCTTCTGATAAAACGGTGCATGATCCAGTATGACAAGAAATTAATCAATCCTATTGAAATTATAAGAACACTGGCCGTAGCGTACGCGTTTTTTAATGAAATACCTTCTCTTGAAAGAATATAAAAATGCACAGACATCGTCCTAACTGAATCGAACAGGGAACTCGGCAGGCGAAGAGATGAACCGGCCGTGAATATTACCGCGGCCGTTTCCCCGACACACCGGCCGACACTTAATATTATCCCTGTCAAAATTCCCGGCAGCGCCTGCGGGATAACAATGAAAACTATTGTCTGCCATTTAGTCCCTCCAAGCGAATAACTCACCTCTCGCAGAGATTTTGGAACAGCTTTAATCGCTTCTTCGCTCGTCCTTATAATAGTCGGCAGGACCATAATCGACAGCGTCAGGCCGCCTGAAATAATCGACCAGCCCATTTTAAGTTTGATAACAAAAAGCACAAAACCGAACAATCCAAACACAATGGAAGGAATGCCAGCGAGGCAGTCAGCCCCGAAACGTATCATCTGAGTAACCCTGTTTTCCCTGGTATACTCAGTCAAGTAAACCGCCGTCCCGATTCCCAGCGGCCCCGCTATAAAAACCGCCGCGAGGGTAAGCAGTATGGTCCCGGCGATGATAGGAAAAATCCCTCCCTCCCTGCCCATACTTCTGGGAAATTCCATAAAAAATTCTTTTGACAAACCGCCGATGCCGTTCTTTAAAATAAAGCCGACAATATAAAAAAGGAGAAAAACCGTGAAAATAGCGAATATCCATAAAAAAAACTTCACTATTTTTTCTATTATATTGTGGTTTACGCTCATCTCCTGACTTTCCTCTTCGTAAAAATATAGGCCGCCACATTCAATATCATGATTATCACAAATAAAACCATACCCGTTCCGAACAAGGCCTCGCGATGCATGCCTGTCGCGTAGCCCAATTCCAGGGCGATATTTGAGGTCAATGTCCTGACAGGTTCAAGAACCGAATACGGGATCCGGACGGCGTTGCCGCTTACCATAATGACCGCCATTGTTTCGCCGACCGCGCGCCCCATCCCCAGGATAACGCTCGCGATTATGCCGGATTTCGCCGCGGGAATAATGACCATATAAACCGACTGCCATCTTGTCGCCCCCAATGCCAGCGACCCTTCAAGATAGGATTTAGGCACCGCTTGTATGGCATCCAGGGAAATACTTATAACCGTGGGAAGGATCATTATCGCGAGAACCATGCTTCCCGCGAGGACCGAAAGCCCCGGGCCCCCCAGATATTCCCGGATCAGCGGCGCGAGAATCACAACACCAATGAAACCATATACCACGGACGGGATCCCCGCGAGAAGTTCTATCGCGGGTTTTAATATTCTTGCTATTTTTTTAGGGCAGAATTCCGCGAGAAAAATACTGACAAAAAGGCTTAACGGCACACCAATGACAAGGGCCCCTATCGTGACCCACATCGACCCTATGATCATGCTGAACAATCCGAATTGTTTCTGGCCCGGCGCCCATTCAGGCGAAAAAATGAATTTGCCAAACCCTATCTTAAGAAATATGCCCATACCCTCCTTGAAGATAAACACAGTTATCAATCCAAGTGAAAATAAGGCGGAACACGCGATTAATAAAAATATTTTTTCAATCGATTTTTCCCTGTTCATGATATTTATTCGTAGGGGCTTGATTTATCAAGCCCGGGTTCGATAAATCGAATCCCTACATTAAATGTTTTACCGCGATTAATCCTTCCTTCTCCATAAATTCCTGGCCCTCATCCGACAGGACAAAATCCACAAAATCCTTAGCGTCCTTTTTTAACTCTCCGGTATAAACAAAAAGGAACGGCCGCATAAAATTATATTTTTTTTCTTTCACAGCCGCCCTGTCGGGCAAAATCCCGTCAATTTTTATCGCCTTCACATCCTTGTCCACAAGCCCTAAAGAAATATACGCGACCGACCATGGGTCCGCTTTTACGATTTCCCTGACTGATCCATTGGAATCCTGGACCATACAGGCGTTTGATATTGGAATTTCTTTCATCACCAGTTCCTGGAACGCGCCGCGTGTACCTGAACCGTCCTCGCGGGTAATCGCGTTAATCTCCTTGTCTTCCCCGCCCAGTTCCTTCCAGTTTAAAATTTTACGGCTGAAAATTTTTCTGATATCTTCAAGCGAGATATTTTCAATTTTATTCCGCGGGTTGAGTATCACGATAACGGCATCGTAGGCTATCGGAACAATTTTAAGTTCTTTTTCCTCTTCAGCGCTTAAATGCCTTGAGGACATCCCGATATCGGCTGTTCCGCATAACGCAGACTGGATCCCGGCGCTGGATCCGCCCCCCTGGACATTGATTTCAACCGTTTTGTGTTTCTGAGAATAGGCCTCTTCCAAACCCTCCACAAAAGGCTGGACGGAGGTGGATCCGGCTATTACCAGGGCCTTGCCGGCGCCGCCTTTATCGCAGGAAATAAATGGCAGGACAAAAAGAATTATATAAAAATATTTCTTCAACATTTTGAGGATTATACCATTTAAGTTACAAGGTGTCAAAACCTTACCCAAATCTTCCTGTGATATACGCCTCGGTTTTTTTATCTTTGGGATTTGTAAATATTTCCCGGGTTTTGCCGAATTCAACCAACTCACCTAAGAGAAAAAACGCCGTCCAATCGGAAACACGGGCCGCCTGCTGCATATTATGAGTAACTATCACAATTGTATAATTTTGTTTCAGGTGAAGAATCAATTCTTCTATTTTTGTGGTGGAAATGGGATCAAGCGCCGAACACGGCTCATCAAACAGGATGACCTCCGGCTTGACCGCAAGGGCCCTCGCGATACAAAGCCTTTGCTGCTGCCCTCCCGAAAGGCTCATGCCGGGAGCTTTAAGCTTATCCTTAACTTCATCCCACAGTGCCGCTCTTTTCAGGGATTCTTCCACAATTTCATCCAGATAAGATTTTTTGCTGATACCGTTTAATTTTAAGCCGACAGAAACATTTCCATAGATGGAAAGCGCGGGAAACGGGGTAGGTTTTTGAAAAACCATCCCGACTTTTTGCCGAAGCTCAATCGGATCGACATCCCGGTCATAAATATTTTTATCATCAAGCAGGACCTCACCATTGACGCTGGTATCCGGTATAACCTCATGCATCCTGTTTAAACAGCGTATAAAAGTGGATTTGCCGCATCCTGAAGGGCCTATAATCGCGGTGGCAACTCTTTCCTCGATGTTCATGTTTATATTTTTTACAGCATGAACTTTGCCAAAATAGGCATTCAGATTTTTAGTTATTATTTTGTTTGTCATATTCTCCTCAACCGTTTAAACAGTTTAAACAGTTCAAACGGTTTAAACCGCTATTTATATTTCTGCCTTGTAACAATCCTGCTTGTTAAACTTATCACAAAAGTCAATCCAATAAGCACAAGCGCCCCCGCCCATGCCTGCCTCTGCCAGTCATCAAAAGGAGAGATAGCGTAAACAAATATCTGCAAAGGAAGCGCGGCTATCGGCTGTGTCACTCCCTGGTGCCAGAACCTGTTCCCGAAAGCGGTAAATAAAAGCGGGGCCGTCTCTCCGAAAATCCGGGCAACGGACAGCATTATCCCTGTAATTATGCCAGGCATCGCCGTACTCAGAATTATTCTTATAGTGGTTTTAAACCGGTTTATTCCAAGCGCCAGAGATGCCTCGCGCAAATCATGCGGAACCATCCGGGCAGATTCTTCCGTGGTTCGCATTATTGTGGGTATCATTATCACTCCCAAAGCGAACGCGCCGCTTAGCGCTGAAAAACTTTTTAAAGGCCGGACCAAAAGAGAGTATGCAAAAATGCCGATAACAATGGAAGGCACCCCGCTTAACACATCCGCCGAAAATCTGATTAAAATCCCAAGTTTTTTTGTACTGAATTCCGAAAGGTATAATCCTCCCAACACTCCTGCCGGTATCGCCCATAGAGACGCCATACCTGTTAATATCAGGCTTCCAATAATGGCATTAGCCATTCCCCCTCCCGGCTCTCCAGCGGGTTTTGGAAGCTGTGTGAAAAAATCAATATTTATGCTCGCGATTCCCTTTGAAATAACATAGACAAAAATACTGATTAATGGAACTAAAACAATCAGAGCGCAGAAAATTGTAAGCGCCCTCATTGCCTTATCCGTTATTTTTCTTTTTAAATAATTTTTCATTTTTACTTTTACCACCCCTGAATCCCCTCATTGCCAACTTGCTTTATTTGTTGTGGACCATACTAAAAACCGCGCGATAATATTTAAAAATAATGTCAGAACAAAAAGAATCAGCCCTATTTCCATCAATGTGGACACATACAAATCGCTCGTCGCTTCAGTAAACTCATTCGCGATTACTGAAGACATTGTGGCTGCCGGAGCAAACAGGGAAAGAGAAATTTCCGGACGGTTTCCTATAAGCATAGTAACAGCCATAGTCTCACCAAGAGCGCGTCCCAGCCCCAATATCACCGCGCCAAGTACCCCGTTTCTGCTGTATTTCAGCACGGCTAATTTTATTGTTTCCCATCTTGTCGCGCCAAGCGCCAGCGCCGCTTCGCGCTGTGAATGCGGCACCGCCATAAATATGTCCCTTGAAACAGATGAAATGGTAGGGATAATCATGATACTCAGGATAATTCCCGCGGCCATCATTCCCACGCCATAAATGTCCCCCCGGAAAAAAGGCAGAAATCCAAAATATTTTTCGAAAAACGGTTGTATTGTTTCCCTTAAGAGCGGCACCAGCACAAAAATCCCCCATAAACCATAGATCACGCTGGGAATCGCCGCCAGCAGTTCAACCAGGAAACTCAAAGGCTGTCGTATTTTAGAAGGCGCGAGTTCGGAAAGAAAAATAGCGGTCCCTAAAGAAATCGGCACCGCTATGATTAAAGCGAGAAAAGAAGACACAAGGGTCCCCCAGATAAATGTCAGCGCCCCGAAATCTTCCTGGACAGGGTCCCACTTTGAATTAAACAAAAATGGAAGCTGGAATTTTTTAACCGCGGGAAGCGACTCTTTTATCAATATAAAGAATATGAGAATGGCAAAAGCGGCCACGGAAAAAGCCAAAACCGCGGAGAAATTTTTAAATAGAAAATCGGTTAACCTCGTTCTTTTCACGGCCATGAGTATAACAAAAATATGTCAAGGAATTGTGAAGGGAATGTGAATTTTGTGTGAAGTTTTTATGCGGGGGCAGTCAACACATCAAGCAATCTTTTTCATTTTTCCTTTAGAATAAGGATTTTTTATTTGAATTGATTTGGCCTATTTTCTGAATTTATTTTACTGCTAAAGAAACTTCTGTTTCTTCGCCGGTTGATTCATTTACTACAAGCAATTTACCTTTATCTTCCCTTCGCAATTGCTCATTAGCATTTAATAATTCTATACCATAAATTGTGCCATCCGGCGCCAAATCAATATTCAATTCATCACTAATTTTTATAGTTTGAGCCTCTATTGATTTCTCATACAAACGCAAATAGGCTATATTGTATTTCGGATCATATGTCAATTTCATCTATTTTCTGCCTCCTTCCATTTCAAAAATAGCGTGTTATTATTGTAATTACCAGCCAATCAATTTTTTCTTTTTCCGCATAAACCTCAACCTGTTTTGTCAAATAATGTTTGCCCTGCCATAATCCATTGAAATCAAAATTACGTCTAAATCCCGTACGTCCGAATTTTGCGGGAAACATTTCGCCTTTCTCAACAGTAGCAATAATTTCCTGTTCAGTTGCACCTCGTTCTTTCAATCGTTCCCGCGCATGCGGATGAAATCTTATCATAAATTAATCCTGTGAAATAAACCATTTATTGGTATTTATTGTAGTATATCAAATTCGGGCGGATTGTCAATTTTTAACCACCTAAAAATTTCGGATTCCTTCCCTGATTTTAAATCTATCGAAAGGCCATTCGCTGTAATTTTGTCTTTCATCATGATAATTATATTCCAATATATCCTGAAGTTGGATAAAAAGAAATGAACTCAACAAAAAAAAGGCCCCGATAAAATCGGAGCCCTTGAATTTCATAAAAGGGAATCGGGCCGTGGCATTTTAATATTACATACCCGGCCCTGGAGGAAGTATTCCCTATCTTACCTGTATTTCACTGATTTTTTTCTCGATCTTTTTTACAAGGCTGTCCGGCAATGGGGCATATAACAACTCCGGCGCGTATTTCTGGCCGTCTGTCACCGCCCAATTTAAAAATCTGACTATTTTTTCACCTTTGGCCTTGTCATTCTGATTTTTGTAAACAAGTATCCATGTTAATCCGGCAACGGGATAAGCGTCTTTTCCCGGAGGATTAACCAGTGAAACCCTGAAATCAGACGGCATTGTATCAACCTTCGCGTCCAGGGCCCTTGTAACGCTCTCTAAACTGGGAGTAATAAAATTCCCCGCCGAGTTTTTAATGTCGCCGTATGGAAGTTTGTTTTTTACCGCGTAAGCCAGCTCCACATAACCTATGCTTCCCGGTGTCTGTTTAACAAGGCCCGTCACTCCTTCATTGCCTTTTCCGCCCAGACCAACCGGCCAATTGATAGAAGTACCTTTTCCAACTTTGGACTTCCATACACCTGAGATCTCCGAAAGATAATCGACAAAAATATATGTTGTGCCGCTGCCGTCCGAACGATGGACCACGACAATTTTTTTATCAGGAAGATTTACGCCGGGATTGTCCCGCGCAATCTTCTGGTCATTCCATTTTTTGATCTTTCCCATAAAAATATCGGCAACCACATCCGGGCTGAATCGTAGGGGCGAATGATTATTCGCCCTTACATCCGGCAGATTGTAGGTTAGAACTACCGCTCCGGCCACCATAGGGATATGAAACATTTCACCTCCGGCCTTATTGAGCTGTTCATCGGTCATAGGGCCGTCTGTCGCTCCGAAATCCACGGTTTTTTCAGTGATCTGCCTTATCCCGCCGCCGGAACCGATGGACTGGTAATTGAAATTCACCGTTTCGTCTATCTTCGCGTATTCGTAAAACCATTTTGAATAAATCGGATATGGGAACGTGGCGCCCGCCCCGTTGATTAAAAGAAGCCTGACCGCTAAAACGTTCGTCATTCCTATATACAATAAAGTTAGACCGGTTATTAAGATACAAAATATTTTTCCCATATTTCCTCCTATCATAAATTAAAATTGTGGTGCCATCATGCAACCATCAAATTTTGTGCGAAGCACACATTAATTTTGCATTTTACATTTTGAATTTTGAATTTCTTCAAAATTTCACCTGCGCCTGGACTAATAATTCATCATAACCTTCTTTGCCGGCGTCATCTTTTCTCATCCGGTCATTAACCATCAATTTGACATAATCATTTATGAACCAGTTTACTCCTATGGTCGTAATTTTTTGCTTATCATTGTCTTTATCTGTATCAGCATCATATGTCTCATATTTAACCACAGGCTGTATAGCCGCTTTGCCTTCTAAGGAAATTTTGTAAGCCAAAAGCGCGTAATAACCTTTACCGGAAATGTCGGTTTTACTTGCAAGTTCATAATCTTTCTTCTGCGTAATATATTCGCCCTGGATCTTCACGCTTTTATCTTCATATTTCACAAGAGCGCCTGAGCGAGTTCGTTTATATGGGTCGTATGTGGATGTCTTTTTAAACATTCCTGTTTTTGAGTCAGCGGATGTAGTGCTGTATGTGTCCGTTTGCTGCATCTCACTGCCAGTCATATAACTGCCGCCTATACTCAATCCCGGTAAAACATTGACAACCACTCTTCCGGCGGCATCTTTTCCTTCATTATCTTCAGACGCGTTAGGGCCCGCGCCATTGAATATCCCGGCCCCGTAATTAACCATTTTATTCAATACAGTTCCATCCAGCATCAATCCTCGGTCCCTTTCCTGCGAAAGGCTTGTTACCGGCAGAGACCGTTCGACGGTTTCGATGGATGAACTGGAAGTTATAAATTCCTCTGAAAAAGGTATTTTAAACTGCCCTAATGTTATATTAGCGTAATTATTCAAGGTGTATTTAAGAAAGGCGTCGTTTAAAATTTTACCGTCTGTCTTGCTCGCGTCTATTTCCGCTTTAAAATTCGTATCATCGGCCAATTTGCCCGCAAGCGCCAAAGTAACAGACTTGACACGAAACTCATCATTCTTACCGGGTTTTTCAAAACGTTCAAACCGGCTCTGCACATAACCGCTTATTTTTACGTCTCCTTTGCCGATTTTCACGTAAAAAGGCCCTTTCTCTTTCGCCTCCTTATCTTTTTCCTCTTTTTCCAGTTTTTTTGCCGCGTCAATATTATTCTGTGTCTCAGTCCTTACCTCCTGAGATTCAGCCGCGTTCAAATAACCCTTCTCAACCAGTTTGTTCAAAAGAACGTCCGTCTCACCCGCCCGCGAATTCCCAATCGCAAAAAACGTGAACACCAATAACCCCGCTAACAACTTTTTCATCTCCATCTTTTATTCCTCCTTTTTGTTTTTATGCGCGATTTTTGCGTATATTTTTCTTATTCCATTTCCTTGTTGCTTGGAGAATACTTCACGGTAAATATCCTCATTACACACAGCACAAACACAATACCCAGCATCATCCCCATCTTGAATGGTTCAAACTCCCTGAATAAATACCCGATCATTTCCGTAAGCACGATTACAATCACCGTGTCTATTATAAAACTTATCTTTACCCTGCCTTCGGAAAAATAAACCAGGATGGTTTTATAAATTTCAAGAAGCGCGAGTATCGTTAAAACATCCAGTAATATTCCATGCAGCGCGTGTTCCATTTCCTTGTTAAACAAAAACCGTAAATGAAAAGCTGTGATTATAACACCAGCCAGCATACTCGCGAGCGTTATAAGAATTAACAGCCTCAATATCCAATTGGCTATTTTTTCATAACCTTCCGCGGAAATCAATTCCGCCGGCACATTTCTTAATACTTCTGTTTTCATAAAAACGTCTCCTTTTTCCGCCGTTGTCTGCGGCACTTTTTATTTTTTCTATTTTAATTAATGAAGATTATAAATTAGACGTGTGACGGGAAAAGGGAGAATTTGTGAATTTTGTGTGAAGATTTTTTGAGGAAAAAAATTGGGTAAGATTTACCGCCTTTTCCGTTAGCATAATAATCAGTGAAATACTTTTTTTATTTTACCCCATTGCTTGTAATATTTTTAATCCTTTCTTATCGTTTCCTTCTATTATAGGGTGATTTATTTGTCGGACTCAGAGAAATATTTTCCTCACTTGCTTTTGTATATATTGCATTAGGTAACCATATCAAATAGCAAATCAAGTATAGTTATTTACAACTCATCTTATGCAAAAACGCGGCAAACAAATGATATTATGCATGAATTATCTCATATCATAATTGGACATAAACCACAAACAACACACTATTCTCAAGATACTGGCATTTTGCTTCGACAATATGATAAAAACCAAGAAGATGAGGCTGATTGTTTGGCATCTATTCTTATATATCCAAAAGATGTATTAATGAAAATTAAGTTTTCAGACACTCCTCTGAATTTAGCATCCAAATCATTCGGTGGTAGCCAAAAACTTCTGGAAATGCGTTTAGATACTTCGGGAGTTAATATTATTTACAATCGGACCAGAAATAAATCTATCACGGCCAAATTAACTTAATATTGTAAATATCGAGAGGATTTTTATCGCTGAATTTTTTAAATGTTCATATTTATAAATATTACTTCCCTTTCTCCCCCAAATCCTCTGCTATCTCCTGTAATTGTTCCAATGCGGCCTGCAAGTCTTCAACTAATTCATTGGCTAAAACATCCGGCCCGGGAAGATTATCAACATCTTCAAGGCTTTCGTCCTTTATCCAGAAAATGTCCAGATTCACTTTGTCTCTTTTAAGTATCTCATCAATTCCAAAGCACCTCCATCTGCCGCCGGGATTCTTTTTTGAAAAAGTTTCCCTTCGGTCAAACCGGTTTTCTGGGCTATAACAATTAACAAAATCGCTAAGGTCTGATTCTTTAAGCGTGTTTTCTTTCAAAGTGAAATGCATGTTTGTTCTTAAATCGTATATCCATACTTTTTTTGTTGAATAATCTTTTGACGCCTCTTTTTTATCAAAGAAAAGAACATTGGCCTTAACGCCCTGCGCATAAAAAATACCTGTGGGCAGTCTTAAAATCGTATGGAGGTCGCACGATTGCAGGAGTTTTTTTCTTATTGTTTCACCCGCGCCGCCTTCAAACAATACATTATCAGGCAAAACTATCGCGGCTTTCCCGTTTATTTTAAGGATGCTTCTCACATGCTGTAAAAAATTAAGCTGTTTGTTGGATGTCTGCGCCCAGAAATCATCCCTTAATACAGTCAGGGACTGGGCCACAGTCTTTCCTTCTTCTGTAATGATTTTTTCTGATGACTTTTTACCAAAAGGCGGATTAGTCAACACCATGTCATATATAGCCCCGGGATTTTTTCTCAGAGAATCATCAGAGCTTATTGGTGTTTCCTCTCCGTTTACGCCATGCAGGTAAAGATTCATTACACATAAACGGGCGGCCAAAGGAACAATCTCATTTCCAGTAAACGTATTATGCTTTAATTCGTGTTTCTGATCTTTGTTCATTTTACTATGCGCCACAATATAGTTATAAGCTGATAGCAAGAACCCTCCTGTCCCACACGCAGGGTCATGTATCTTCATACCAGTCATAGGCTGCATAACTTTTACAATAGCATTTATTAACGGCCTTGGAGTAAAATACTGTCCGGCTCCGCCCTTAACGTCAGCGGCATTCTTTTCAAGTAAACCTTCATAAGCATTACCCTTAACATCCACCTCTAAATTTAACCATTCTTCTTTATCAATAAGGTCTGCAATGAGCTTCCGAAGTTTTGCCGGGTCTTGGATCTTGTTTTGCGCTTTTCTGAAAATAACGCCGATAATGCCTTCCTCTTTTCCAAGTTCCGTAAGCAGTTTCATATAATGCGCCTCAAGTTCCGCGCCGTCTTTTTCAATCAAGGACAGCCAGTTATACTCTTTTGGAATATCTGATTTTTTCTTTAACAGCTTAACCCTCTCATCATCCATCTTTAAAAAAAGAAGAAAGGTTAAC
The nucleotide sequence above comes from bacterium. Encoded proteins:
- a CDS encoding class I SAM-dependent DNA methyltransferase, producing MSDSKQLVSKLWNYCDILRDDGLSYGDYVEQLTFLLFLKMDDERVKLLKKKSDIPKEYNWLSLIEKDGAELEAHYMKLLTELGKEEGIIGVIFRKAQNKIQDPAKLRKLIADLIDKEEWLNLEVDVKGNAYEGLLEKNAADVKGGAGQYFTPRPLINAIVKVMQPMTGMKIHDPACGTGGFLLSAYNYIVAHSKMNKDQKHELKHNTFTGNEIVPLAARLCVMNLYLHGVNGEETPISSDDSLRKNPGAIYDMVLTNPPFGKKSSEKIITEEGKTVAQSLTVLRDDFWAQTSNKQLNFLQHVRSILKINGKAAIVLPDNVLFEGGAGETIRKKLLQSCDLHTILRLPTGIFYAQGVKANVLFFDKKEASKDYSTKKVWIYDLRTNMHFTLKENTLKESDLSDFVNCYSPENRFDRRETFSKKNPGGRWRCFGIDEILKRDKVNLDIFWIKDESLEDVDNLPGPDVLANELVEDLQAALEQLQEIAEDLGEKGK